The Flexivirga oryzae genome has a segment encoding these proteins:
- a CDS encoding methyltransferase domain-containing protein has translation MIRMLDIADEMPEAIRVRHFTYELLALDHRTQVIDVGCGTGLAAAEMSRTASQTIALDPDQLMVQTASSRWPELDVRRGVAEHLPLSEGSVTAYRSDKVFHMLADPGRAVAEAHRVLAPGGRIVLVGQDWDGIMIDAADAGLSRAIVQARADSIPSPRAARRYRSLLLDGGFAEVAVQGFLGALIHPSMVNIAIGFAQAAASTGAVTASEAQNFIRDQQQRAAQDRFSVGLPVWVAAATR, from the coding sequence AGATGCCCGAAGCCATCCGCGTCCGACACTTCACCTACGAACTCCTGGCCCTCGATCACCGCACCCAAGTCATCGACGTGGGCTGCGGCACCGGCCTGGCGGCGGCCGAGATGTCCCGCACAGCTTCCCAAACCATTGCGCTCGACCCCGACCAATTGATGGTGCAGACCGCCTCATCGCGATGGCCGGAGTTGGACGTACGGCGAGGAGTTGCAGAGCACCTACCGTTATCCGAGGGCTCGGTGACGGCGTACCGCTCCGACAAGGTTTTCCACATGCTGGCCGACCCTGGACGAGCGGTGGCCGAGGCGCATCGCGTCCTTGCTCCTGGAGGCAGAATCGTATTGGTCGGTCAGGACTGGGACGGCATCATGATCGATGCGGCCGATGCCGGCCTGTCACGAGCGATCGTCCAGGCGCGAGCGGACTCCATTCCGAGCCCTCGCGCGGCCCGTCGATATCGAAGTCTGTTGCTTGATGGCGGTTTCGCTGAGGTGGCTGTCCAGGGCTTCCTCGGCGCATTGATCCACCCGTCAATGGTCAACATAGCCATCGGCTTCGCTCAAGCCGCCGCATCGACGGGAGCTGTAACGGCCAGCGAAGCGCAGAACTTCATTCGCGATCAACAGCAGCGAGCTGCGCAGGACCGGTTCTCGGTGGGCCTGCCTGTATGGGTCGCTGCGGCGACGCGATGA
- a CDS encoding sensor histidine kinase, which translates to MKWPATRGSGPGIATRLLLAQGLVVTCGAITAAGVAAIVGPPLFHHHLLMAGERPNTPELRHIERAYTSANTIALGMAVLIALIAAIAVTWYLSRRLTRPVVQLAAVAERISYGDYSARATPAAAGPELASLTGTFNQVAERLQHTESTRHRLLADLAHELRTPIATLEAYLDGLDDGVTGWGPEPARVFRDQITRLHRLAEDLNDVSRAEEGELGLDLERTPVQLVVQAAVESLRPRYVGKGVQLRSAISDRADAEVLVDFQRFAQALTNVLINALRHTPPGGGVTVQTTIDTGSIRIAVIDTGDGIPADQLPHIFERFYRGRLARDRDSTGSGIGLTISRVIARAHHGTLTADSDGPGAGARFTFTLPRRLHR; encoded by the coding sequence ATGAAGTGGCCAGCTACGCGCGGTAGTGGTCCGGGCATCGCGACTCGGCTCCTGCTCGCACAGGGGCTGGTCGTCACCTGCGGCGCGATCACGGCCGCCGGGGTCGCCGCGATCGTGGGGCCCCCGTTGTTCCATCATCATCTGCTGATGGCGGGGGAGAGGCCGAACACCCCCGAGTTGAGGCACATCGAGCGCGCTTACACCAGTGCCAACACGATTGCGCTCGGCATGGCCGTCCTCATCGCGCTGATCGCCGCTATCGCCGTCACTTGGTATCTGTCCCGCCGGCTGACTCGCCCGGTGGTGCAACTGGCGGCTGTCGCCGAACGCATTTCCTATGGGGACTACAGCGCCCGAGCGACGCCGGCGGCCGCGGGTCCGGAGCTGGCATCCCTGACAGGGACGTTCAATCAGGTCGCCGAGCGCCTGCAACACACAGAGTCGACCAGGCACCGACTCCTGGCCGATCTCGCCCACGAGCTGCGCACCCCGATCGCGACGCTGGAGGCATACCTCGACGGTCTCGACGACGGCGTCACCGGGTGGGGCCCGGAGCCGGCACGGGTCTTCCGGGACCAGATCACCCGGCTGCACCGACTCGCCGAGGATCTGAACGACGTATCACGTGCCGAAGAAGGCGAACTCGGACTGGACCTCGAACGCACGCCCGTTCAGCTGGTCGTCCAGGCGGCAGTCGAAAGCCTGCGCCCTCGGTACGTCGGCAAGGGTGTCCAGCTGCGCAGCGCCATCAGTGACCGTGCTGACGCCGAGGTTCTCGTCGACTTCCAGCGGTTCGCCCAGGCACTGACAAATGTGCTGATCAACGCGTTGCGCCATACTCCACCCGGTGGCGGCGTGACCGTCCAGACCACCATCGACACTGGGTCAATACGAATTGCCGTGATCGACACCGGCGACGGCATCCCCGCTGACCAGTTGCCGCACATCTTCGAACGCTTCTACCGCGGGAGACTCGCGCGAGACCGTGACAGCACCGGCAGCGGCATCGGACTCACCATCTCCCGCGTCATTGCCCGAGCCCACCATGGAACGCTCACCGCCGACAGCGACGGTCCCGGCGCCGGCGCGCGCTTCACCTTCACGCTGCCCCGTCGGCTGCATCGTTGA
- a CDS encoding response regulator transcription factor, translating into MVDAVRTVLVVEDEKDLATMVGSYLERAGYAAPLVHTGPDAIDAAHAVQPDVIVLDLGLPGLDGVEVCRRLRTFTDCYILILTARAEEVDTIVGLSVGADDYLTKPFRPRELVARVQALLRRPRHQAPSVAQLRVFGSLEVDPAGRRVTLSGEPVVLTRTEFDILALLTASPALAFARRQIIDEVWDPAWVGDEHVVDVHIAHLRNKLGDDPVEPRYIDTVRGVGYRMVTR; encoded by the coding sequence ATGGTCGATGCTGTCCGAACGGTCCTGGTCGTCGAGGATGAGAAGGACTTGGCCACCATGGTGGGCTCCTACCTGGAACGCGCCGGGTATGCCGCGCCGTTGGTGCACACCGGACCGGATGCGATCGACGCCGCCCACGCCGTACAACCGGATGTCATCGTCCTGGACCTGGGTTTGCCCGGTCTGGACGGCGTCGAGGTGTGTCGGCGGCTGAGAACTTTCACCGACTGCTACATCCTGATACTCACCGCCCGCGCCGAAGAAGTCGACACGATCGTCGGCTTGTCCGTCGGCGCCGATGACTACCTCACCAAGCCGTTTCGCCCCCGAGAACTCGTCGCACGGGTTCAAGCCCTCTTACGGCGCCCCCGGCACCAGGCCCCGTCCGTTGCGCAGCTGCGAGTCTTTGGATCCCTGGAGGTTGACCCGGCCGGCCGGCGTGTCACCCTGTCCGGCGAACCCGTCGTGCTGACCCGCACCGAGTTCGACATCCTGGCGCTGCTGACCGCCTCACCTGCGCTGGCATTCGCGCGTCGCCAAATCATTGATGAGGTGTGGGACCCGGCCTGGGTTGGCGACGAGCATGTGGTCGATGTCCACATCGCGCATCTGCGCAACAAGCTGGGTGACGATCCCGTCGAGCCCCGGTATATCGACACTGTGCGCGGTGTCGGTTATCGGATGGTCACGCGATGA
- a CDS encoding YdhK family protein, translating into MFPTRRARVLLSLAAAASLTVVAGCSSNSSSPAASGGHHASSTAMDGMSMGSSSMPTSASSMAMDHGDGGPVPAGMKPASDPKYPVGSKVILTADHMEGMDGARATVVGAYSTFTYAVNYTPTTGGSMVKDHEWVVQQELQDAGSKRLANGTKVVLTTDHMSGMKGAHGTVASSTDQTVYVVDYTARGMTMKNHKWVVEDEMKPAK; encoded by the coding sequence TTGTTCCCTACCCGCCGTGCCCGTGTCCTGCTGTCCCTTGCTGCCGCCGCCAGTCTGACGGTGGTGGCTGGCTGCTCCTCGAACTCGTCCTCCCCCGCTGCCTCAGGGGGTCATCACGCCTCCAGTACCGCGATGGACGGTATGTCGATGGGCTCATCCTCCATGCCGACCAGCGCGTCCTCGATGGCGATGGACCACGGTGACGGCGGTCCCGTCCCGGCGGGGATGAAGCCGGCATCCGACCCCAAGTACCCAGTCGGCAGCAAAGTGATCCTGACCGCTGACCACATGGAAGGCATGGACGGTGCGCGCGCCACTGTCGTTGGTGCCTACTCCACGTTCACCTACGCGGTGAACTACACCCCGACCACCGGCGGGTCGATGGTCAAAGACCACGAGTGGGTGGTCCAGCAAGAACTCCAGGACGCCGGCAGCAAACGTCTCGCCAACGGTACGAAGGTGGTCCTCACCACCGACCACATGTCCGGGATGAAGGGCGCGCACGGCACCGTCGCCAGCTCAACCGATCAGACCGTCTACGTCGTGGACTACACCGCACGCGGCATGACGATGAAGAACCACAAGTGGGTGGTCGAGGATGAGATGAAGCCGGCCAAGTGA
- a CDS encoding multicopper oxidase family protein has product MSAISKSLQLSRRGLFGVSLAAGVSLSAGCTSSGAGDAASGSAGSTSSGTRVSPTAGAVQRAEDARPAGGRTVRASLTSAPMRASIDGQQVDTWGYGARLPGPVLRSRVGDTLSVAQRNRLDQATTTHFHGLALRNDADGVPGLTQPAIKPGGSFTATFKTAHPGTYWYHSHVELQRDRGLYGALIIEDPQEPLEYDHEWILVVDDWLDGIKGRTPAKQAAQLAKGMAMDHDMSGMSGMSMPSISGMGGGGGATSPFLGGDAGDVTYPVHLINGRDPMRPDTLKAKPGQRIRLRVINAAGDTAYRVGLPGVPMTLTHTDGFPVKHQRVDAIVLGMGERVDALITVPDHPVPFVALAEGKAGRTFAVLAGGGGARPTTSSVPKKLTGKVIQSGAATADPSVQLADRPVDQVHTLALTGGMAKYGWGINGRQFDEANPFATAYDIRAGQRVRIDYANHTMMWHPMHLHGHTFQVGATGPRKDTVIVKPMQTVSVFFDADNPGQWLTHCHNAYHANRGMMAVLSYVK; this is encoded by the coding sequence ATGAGCGCCATATCGAAATCACTGCAGTTGTCCAGACGTGGCCTGTTCGGTGTCAGCCTGGCGGCCGGTGTCAGCCTGTCGGCCGGCTGCACGTCGTCCGGGGCCGGGGATGCGGCAAGCGGTTCGGCCGGCTCGACGTCATCGGGCACGCGGGTCTCCCCCACCGCCGGTGCGGTTCAGCGGGCCGAGGATGCCCGGCCCGCAGGTGGCCGCACCGTGCGAGCATCGCTGACGTCGGCCCCGATGCGAGCGAGCATCGACGGGCAGCAGGTCGACACCTGGGGTTACGGTGCCCGGCTGCCCGGGCCGGTGCTGCGGTCCCGCGTCGGCGACACCCTTTCGGTCGCCCAGCGCAACCGGTTGGACCAAGCCACGACGACACACTTTCACGGGCTGGCGTTGCGCAACGACGCAGACGGCGTGCCCGGCCTGACCCAGCCGGCGATCAAGCCGGGCGGGTCATTCACGGCCACGTTCAAGACCGCGCATCCGGGCACCTACTGGTATCACTCGCATGTGGAACTGCAGCGAGACCGTGGCCTGTACGGCGCACTGATCATCGAGGACCCGCAGGAGCCGCTCGAGTACGACCACGAGTGGATCCTGGTCGTGGATGACTGGCTGGACGGCATCAAGGGACGCACCCCGGCCAAGCAGGCGGCGCAGCTGGCCAAGGGAATGGCCATGGACCACGACATGTCAGGAATGTCCGGGATGTCGATGCCCAGCATATCCGGGATGGGTGGCGGCGGTGGCGCGACCAGTCCTTTCCTCGGCGGCGACGCCGGGGACGTCACCTACCCGGTGCATCTGATCAACGGGCGCGATCCGATGCGCCCGGACACGTTGAAGGCCAAGCCCGGACAGCGCATTCGGTTGCGGGTGATCAACGCCGCTGGCGACACCGCCTACCGGGTTGGCCTGCCCGGGGTGCCGATGACGCTGACGCACACCGACGGTTTCCCGGTCAAGCATCAGCGCGTGGACGCGATCGTGCTGGGGATGGGCGAACGGGTCGACGCGCTGATCACAGTGCCCGACCATCCGGTGCCATTCGTGGCGCTTGCCGAGGGCAAAGCCGGCCGCACCTTCGCGGTACTCGCGGGCGGGGGCGGTGCCCGCCCGACAACGTCGAGTGTGCCGAAGAAGCTCACCGGCAAGGTCATCCAGTCCGGCGCGGCGACCGCTGACCCGTCCGTGCAGCTTGCCGACCGCCCGGTCGACCAGGTCCACACGCTCGCGTTGACCGGCGGGATGGCCAAGTACGGCTGGGGCATCAACGGCCGGCAATTCGATGAGGCCAACCCGTTTGCCACCGCCTACGACATCCGAGCGGGGCAACGGGTGCGGATCGACTACGCGAACCACACGATGATGTGGCATCCGATGCACCTGCACGGGCACACCTTCCAGGTCGGGGCGACGGGTCCGCGCAAGGACACGGTCATCGTCAAGCCGATGCAGACGGTGTCGGTGTTCTTCGACGCGGACAACCCCGGTCAGTGGCTGACCCACTGCCACAACGCGTACCACGCGAACCGCGGGATGATGGCGGTGCTCAGTTACGTGAAGTAG
- a CDS encoding proton-conducting transporter membrane subunit, whose translation MTAHEDPAAFAPELILLVGAVVALLTGSFVRQERQWSAQLVAAVALAGSLVAGATAGASGQTLYAGSYAIDAATFAARLIVPAAALLVLGLSAGRVRGSARESEFAVLVLLASLGTILLAGSTDLLLLAVAYLLASIPLYALAGWARDPAGAEGALKTYLFGVLLGIVMFLGIAVLFGLAGSTSYADLAQRLPGAPPAALALGAVAVFAGLLFKAGAVPVHFWVPDAVQGATTGAGAFLTTVPKIGALLALYRFVLVLPDDAINWRLLLALLAAASMTLGNLAAFRQDDPARLLAYSTISQVGYLLMVVVVADPVAGSAPLAALILYLAAYAAANLGAFAVIAARPGPSTLTDYRGLARQSPALAGVLVVSLLALVGTPPTGVFTGKLTVFAATWDGGWAWLVVIAAVNTVASLYYYLRWIAPAFARPDPATGPAAGPSVPGSPREALAWPARCVIAAAVTTGCLALLIGIVADGVLDIGSAAIKW comes from the coding sequence GTGACCGCGCACGAGGACCCGGCCGCGTTCGCACCCGAGCTCATCCTGCTCGTCGGTGCCGTGGTCGCGCTGCTGACCGGCTCGTTCGTCCGCCAGGAGCGGCAGTGGAGCGCGCAGCTGGTAGCCGCCGTCGCGCTGGCCGGGTCGCTGGTGGCCGGCGCCACGGCGGGCGCTTCGGGGCAGACGCTGTATGCCGGCAGTTACGCGATCGACGCCGCCACGTTCGCCGCCCGGCTCATCGTGCCCGCCGCGGCGCTGCTCGTGTTGGGCCTGTCTGCCGGGCGGGTGCGCGGCAGCGCCCGGGAGAGCGAGTTCGCAGTCCTGGTGCTGCTGGCCAGTCTCGGTACCATCCTGCTGGCCGGCAGCACCGACCTGCTGTTGCTCGCGGTGGCCTATCTGCTGGCGTCCATCCCGCTCTACGCCCTCGCCGGCTGGGCCCGTGACCCCGCTGGCGCCGAAGGGGCGCTGAAGACCTACCTGTTCGGTGTACTGCTGGGCATCGTCATGTTCCTCGGGATCGCGGTGCTGTTCGGGCTGGCCGGATCCACCTCGTATGCCGACCTGGCCCAGCGCCTGCCCGGCGCCCCACCCGCGGCCCTCGCCCTGGGAGCGGTGGCCGTGTTTGCCGGACTGCTCTTCAAAGCCGGCGCGGTCCCGGTGCACTTCTGGGTGCCGGACGCCGTACAAGGTGCCACCACCGGTGCCGGGGCCTTCCTGACCACTGTCCCCAAAATCGGGGCGCTGCTCGCCCTGTACCGGTTCGTGCTCGTCCTACCCGACGACGCCATCAACTGGCGACTGCTGCTGGCACTGCTGGCCGCGGCCAGCATGACCCTGGGTAACCTCGCCGCCTTCCGGCAGGACGATCCGGCCCGACTGCTGGCCTACTCCACCATCAGCCAGGTCGGCTACCTGCTCATGGTCGTCGTGGTCGCCGATCCGGTCGCCGGCTCCGCACCGCTGGCCGCGCTAATCCTTTATCTGGCGGCATACGCAGCAGCCAACCTCGGCGCGTTCGCCGTCATCGCCGCACGCCCCGGGCCCTCCACACTGACGGACTACCGCGGGCTCGCTCGCCAGAGCCCAGCCCTGGCCGGCGTCCTCGTGGTCAGCCTGTTGGCCCTGGTCGGTACCCCACCCACTGGCGTGTTCACCGGTAAGCTCACCGTCTTCGCCGCCACCTGGGACGGCGGCTGGGCATGGCTCGTGGTCATCGCCGCCGTCAACACTGTCGCGAGCCTCTACTACTACCTGCGTTGGATCGCTCCCGCGTTCGCCCGCCCCGACCCAGCCACCGGACCGGCCGCCGGCCCGTCGGTGCCGGGTAGTCCGCGGGAGGCGCTGGCCTGGCCCGCGCGGTGCGTGATCGCCGCGGCGGTCACCACCGGATGCCTGGCCCTGCTGATCGGCATCGTGGCCGACGGCGTGCTGGACATCGGATCGGCCGCTATCAAGTGGTGA